The proteins below are encoded in one region of Apostichopus japonicus isolate 1M-3 chromosome 4, ASM3797524v1, whole genome shotgun sequence:
- the LOC139966628 gene encoding carbohydrate sulfotransferase 1-like — MEKSKQFFLTLSLGICVLVTYYLLEQGQLIPFADVFGKKQRNIYHPSVDEATASESSHLRRKKVIFLVSSKRSGSSFVGEYFNKHSDIFYVFEPLQMLTFYVLEGKLNNSAFDDVAMDIMQGLVDCQFNHGYNSAKEWLRRASSVCAFNQEIGKSNLCPFKHSSVSQTEVEAMLTDTCETTTDIAFKLIRIRDIEFIKPLVLNQTIDAKVLYLVRDPRGTMNSRDRGGKNFDLIRRMQNASLEVEDLCDTMEKNLKHYWMDTPTWLKGRIKMIRYEDVSLNPIDLGKEIFQFIGRDFDLEVIKWLFLSTQNQMTDEVGKAHYFTTSRNSAERVTGWRKEMSWSRISSIQNKCVKAMKMAGYLSIQSEIFLRNFSIPSFLPYQPLINSTTTH, encoded by the exons ATGGAGAAAAGCAAACAATTCTTCTTAACCTTGTCCCTGGGAATCTGTGTATTGGTCACGTACTATCTTTTGGAGCAAG GACAATTAATACCCTTCGCTGATGTATTCGGGAAAAAACAGAGGAACATTTATCATCCTAGTGTGGATGAGGCAACTGCGTCCGAATCGAGTCAtttaagaagaaagaaagttaTATTTCTGGTTTCATCTAAACGGTCTGGCTCGTCTTTTGTCGGAGAATATTTCAACAAACATTCCGATATCTTCTACGTCTTCGAGCCTTTGCAGATGCTTACTTTTTACGTACTAGAAGGGAAATTAAATAACAGCGCATTTGATGACGTTGCCATGGATATCATGCAAGGTTTGGTAGATTGCCAATTTAACCATGGCTACAATTCTGCCAAAGAATGGTTAAGGCGTGCTTCATCAGTTTGCGCTTTTAACCAGGAAATAGGAAAGTCAAATCTTTGCCCCTTTAAACACTCAAGTGTTAGCCAAACGGAAGTGGAAGCAATGTTGACAGATACTTGTGAGACTACAACAGACATTGCCTTTAAGTTAATAAGGATACGAGACATTGAATTTATCAAACCGTTAGTATTAAACCAAACTATAGATGCTAAAGTATTGTATCTTGTACGAGACCCTCGAGGTACAATGAACTCAAGAGACAGAGGTGGAAAGAACTTTGATCTGATTCGTCGGATGCAAAATGCATCATTGGAAGTTGAAGACTTGTGCGATACGATGGAGAAGAATCTTAAGCATTACTGGATGGATACACCCACGTGGTTAAAAGGGCGGATTAAAATGATACGATACGAGGATGTCTCCCTCAATCCGATCGATCTCGGAAAAGAAATCTTTCAGTTTATAGGAAGAGATTTCGATCTGGAAGTCATAAAATGGTTATTTTTGAGCACTCAAAATCAGATGACTGATGAAGTGGGTAAAGCACACTATTTTACGACCTCTCGTAATTCCGCTGAAAGAGTGACCGGTTGGCGAAAAGAAATGAGTTGGTCAAGAATTTCATCTATCCAGAATAAATGTGTAAAAGCTATGAAAATGGCAGGATACTTGTCTATTCAATCAGAAATATTTTTAAGAAACTTTAGTATTCCTTCCTTTTTACCATATCAACCTTTAATTAACAGTACCACTACCCATTAA
- the LOC139966619 gene encoding protein canopy homolog 2-like, with translation MEMNTFCCTIVISLFNILLQTDKVWAKRDPQIYCGACTALIDEIRYVIETEDPRRKIDVGSFRIDPNGQRKHETIPYAGSETHLHEIVETVCDKMTDYAVKTDPETEKISYVRFQARGDEPLELEHISITAETGKKLKIACGNILEDYEDDIIAHFKAKTMNIHEELCDNIIGYCRPNKDEL, from the exons ATGGAGATGAACACATTTTGTTGCACAATCGTCATTTCACTCTTCAATATCTTGCTACAAACCGATAAAGTATGGGCTAAAAGAGATCCCCAGATTTATTGCGGAG CTTGCACGGCATTAATCGATGAAATCAGGTACGTAATCGAGACCGAAGATCCTCGAAGGAAGATAGATGTTGGAAGCTTTAGGATTGACCCAAACGGCCAAAGAAAACACGAAACG ATACCATATGCAGGCTCAGAGACACACCTGCACGAAATTGTGGAAACGGTCTGTGACAAGATGACGGATTACGCCGTAAAAACCGACCCAGAAACGGAGAAGATCAGCTATGTCCGATTCCAAGCGAGAGGAGACGAACCTTTGGAGCTTGAACACATATCTATAACTGCGGAAACgggaaagaaattgaaaatagCT TGTGGTAACATATTGGAAGATTACGAGGATGATATAATTGCACATTTTAAAGCCAAAacgatgaatattcatgaagaacTTTGTGACAATATTATAG GTTACTGCAGACCAAATAAAGATGAGCTTTAA